In one window of Acidimicrobiales bacterium DNA:
- the yidD gene encoding membrane protein insertion efficiency factor YidD, whose translation MIRLYQLVFSGRPSPCRYYPTCSAYAVEALERHGAVRGSWLTLRRLLRCHPWGGHGVDPVPD comes from the coding sequence CTGATCCGGCTCTACCAGCTCGTGTTCTCGGGGCGGCCCAGCCCCTGCCGGTACTACCCGACCTGCTCCGCCTACGCCGTCGAGGCCCTCGAGCGCCACGGGGCGGTGCGGGGCTCGTGGCTCACCCTGCGCCGGCTCCTGCGCTGCCACCCCTGGGGCGGCCACGGCGTCGACCCGGTCCCGGATTGA
- the rnpA gene encoding ribonuclease P protein component, with protein MRDRSTFVELRRAGRRVRRGPVSVTFVAGGSDEPPRVAYAVGRRVGSAVRRNRLRRRLRAVVADLAPEMRPGAYLVGAAPAAADLPYGELKAVVSQALRAVSGE; from the coding sequence GTGCGGGACCGGTCCACGTTCGTGGAGCTGCGCCGCGCCGGCCGGCGGGTGCGACGGGGTCCGGTTTCGGTAACCTTCGTGGCCGGAGGCTCTGACGAGCCGCCGCGAGTCGCCTACGCAGTGGGCCGCCGAGTGGGCAGCGCCGTCCGGCGCAACCGGCTCCGGCGCCGGCTGCGGGCAGTTGTCGCCGACCTGGCGCCCGAAATGCGCCCGGGGGCCTATCTGGTGGGTGCCGCCCCGGCTGCGGCGGACCTGCCCTATGGAGAGCTCAAGGCCGTGGTGTCCCAAGCGTTGAGAGCGGTGAGCGGGGAGTGA